The Meiothermus sp. region TCACAGAGAGCTGTAAGAGGTGAATGTGGGGATGGTTTTCCAGCTTGTACTTGGCCCGGCTGTGAAGCGCCCACCCTTTTAGACCTTCCTCGCCCACCTCGGCCAGCAGCGAACCCTGGGGAAAGGGGGCCTGGATGGGCGTGAAGGGCAGATAAACCGAGTCCAGGCTGGTGGTTATAAGCCCCACCCGGACGCCCTTTTGGGCCAGGGCATAGGCGGCCTCGGAACCGGCAAACCCTGCCCCCACGATCAACACATCGTAGTCCACGGGTCTCATCATAGAGCGCTCTTCACAAATATCGAGCCATCGGGGATCAAGAATCTTTTGTCTTGGACAGAACAGTGGCCGCCCATCCCGGCGGCCACGTCTGTGAAGAGCGCTATAAGGTTTGGGGTTGGCGTAGTTCTTGGTAAAAGCGCTGTCGCACAGACATTGCCAAGGATGAATAACAGCCAGAGGCGAGACCAGTCAATCGAGTACTCCACGGGAACCTTTACCGCATGGGTTGGTCAAGGCAACGCAATCTTCTCAAGACACTTCCTGCGGAGGTTTTGGGTGAGGTGAAGTGGAGGGCACTTAATGCAAAAGACCCTCCAAAGCGCCCCAAACCACCTCCTCCCAGCGCGTGTAGGCCGAGTAAGTGCCCTTGAAGGTTGCGGGGTCGCAGCCCTGCCCACCGATAATGTAGATGAGCGCGTTCCTTCCCTCGGGGTCGAAGAGCAGCCCGCTCAACAGGCCGTAGGCATCGCCCAGGTGCCCATACCAGGGCCTTGGGTAGCCCTTTAGTGGGCAGTCCAAACCGGGGGTGTTGGTAAACCGCCAGACTCCCAACCCCCAACTGAGGGCCTGCCCCTCCATGGGGTCGCCGTTGTGGCCGTTCCACGTCCACTGGGGTTGCAGCATGTGCCCCAGCGTCTCTGGCTTCATGAACTCTATTCCCCCAACTCGCCCCTGGTTCATAAACAGCAACGCGACCTGCGCCAGCTCGAGGGCCGAAACCCTGAGGCCCCCTTGCGGCGAGAAAAAAGTGGCGTTGGTGCCGGGTCGGTAGGTGCTCAAATCCACGACCATAAAACTGTCGTCGGGCTTATCGGGGTTCTGGGTCATGGGGCCTGGAGGCACCACCCCGCCATAGTCGTCAACCTGCGCGACCCAGGGGCCCGCCGGGTTCCACGCCTCACCCATACGTTTGCGGTATAGCACGGCCAGGTTGCCAATCTGGGCCGGGGTGAACCTACTCACGTTGAACCCGCCCTCCATCCCCAAAGGCCGCAGCACTTCCTGCTCCATGAACACATCGAAGCGCTGCCCGCTGACGCATTCGATAAGCGTACCCAGCACCCCGGTATTGAGGTTGGCGTAGCACGCACAGGCGCCAGGGGCCTGGTGGGGGTCAAAGTGCGCCCCACCCTCAAAAAAGCGGCCTTCGGGACTGAAGAAGTCTTGCAGGGTGTAGGGGCTGGGAATGGCGTACCGGCTGCCGTCCCGCAGGGAGGAGGTGTGGCTGAGCAGATGCCAGACACGAATGGGCATCTTGGAAAAAGCCGGGTTGCGCAGGGTAAAGCCCAGGTATTCGCTCACATCGGCATCCAGGTCTATCTGACCCTGCTCCACCAGCTTCATCACACCTAGCGCCACCACCAGCTTGGAGATGGAGGCCACCCGGAAGCGGGTCTGGTGGTTCACCGGCAGGTGTTGGTCGGGGTCGGTAGGGTGGAGGTAGCGATACCCAAGCGACCCGGCGTAAACAATTTCCCCCGCCCGAATCACCGCAACCTGCAAGCTGGGGATGGCGTGTAGGGGGTCTTGGAGAAGGGTTTGGAGACTTTGAAAGGGCATCTGATTGCATTGTAGGGGTCAAGCCAAAGAATATGGCAAAATATACTAAGTTGAAATTGAATTGCAGTCATTGACTTAACTTTCCTCCCTGGCCTACACTGCGGCTGGCTACCCCAAACTGTAGCCCAGACTATGGAGGTGAATTCAGCCATGCGTTTTTCATCTTTTGGTCGTTGGTCGTTGGGCTAGTACTGCTGCTGGCGGCCTGGTTACCGGAGAAAATGGACTCTCAGCATTTCCAGGGGCAGACCAATACCAGTTTTGCCAGTTTGCTGAATGGGGGTAACGCCTGGCTGTCCGACAACGGTTGGCCGGAGCGCCTGACGGGGGCGTGGCTGCGCGACATAGATTTGCCCAGCATTGTGGGAGGCATCCTTCCCCCAGTGCTCAATTTTGTCACCTGGTCGCAGGCTACCTGGAAGGTGGGTGGCACACTCAAGGACTCCATTGGCGCCCCGGCAGACAGGGAGATGCCGGCCATAGTGGGCTACCAGACAGACAACTCCATACCCCTCAATGTAAACGGTATTCGCTTCGGAAACGGGCACTTTGCCCTGGCCAAAAAGTTTAAGGTGCTGGAATACTGGGACTGGTCGGAGAACTACGCCGACATAAGCGTGGCTTTCCGAGACGACCGCCCTTACTATATCCGCTCATCGGATTCGTATTATTGGAACGGTAGCAGCACCATATACCTGAGCGACTACTACGACATGTCCTTTGCGGCTTACCGGCTCTACACACCCGCCTCCAATCCACCCCCGCCCGGAGACGGCCCGCGCGACTGAGGTGCTTATGCGTTGGTTTTATGTGCTTCTACTAGCCTTGACCCTACATCTGCCGGCCTGCAACATTTCTCCATCTGGCGCGTACATGACACTGTTTTACTTTCCGGAGAACCCGGCTTTGTGCCCGCAGGGTATCCAGGCCGAGGTTAGACTTGGAATAGGTGACCAGGGCTATATTGCTCGTAGTCTTTATTTCAACCCCGGGAATAACAGAAGTTACGACATAGAGCCGGTTAATGGAGAATGGGAGCCTAGGCCGGGTAGCGACAGAACGTTTCAAGCGGTTCGCTTTCAGATAACCCGACCCGCGACCAGCCCATCGCGGAGTGAAACTCTTAGTATCCCCTTACCTTCCCTGGAGTCGTGGAAGGGATTTTACAACCTGGCCTATCTCTTGTATTACGGGCGGGTACCCAACCTACGGCTACAATGCGGCGATGCAACCCCATTGGAATTCAAAAGCGAGCCGAACAAGACGTTTTTTGCGATACTGGAGGATGCCTCAACCCCCAGCAAATTGCGGGTGTTGCAGTACAGCATTATCGATTTTAGGCCCTAAGAGTGCTTCCTTGCCCCCCTGGTGATGAACCCTACTACCAGGGGGTCTATTGCGGTGAAGTTGCGCAGCTTTGTCTGTAATGTCCGGACTGGATCAGTGGAACGGCTGAGCAACGCAGCACCCGGCGCGGAATGGTTCATTGAGTCCACTCACGGCTATGCTGGTGTCCTTTCCTGGGATAAAAAAGGTCATTGCGAGGAGGCCACTGGCCGACGAAGCAATCCAGAAGGGGGTCATCAATCCTACAGGGCTAGCGGGGTGAACTGGATTGCTTCTCCTGGCTTTGCCTCCGGATCGCAAAGACGGCTCGATACCAAAATGATTTCAGGTGTGTTTGTATATCCATGTATGGGGTATCAACGGGAGCTGCTTTAATTTGAGCCTGAACCCGTACTTCTAGCGGCTCTTGATTGCCGTCCAGACCTCGTCGTAGAGGCGGGTGTCCTTGCCTAGGTCGAGGACGAACTCGAGCTTGGCCATGGTGGCGGCATCGGGGTAGATAGCGGGGTTCTTGCGGTCGGCGGGGTTGATGAAGGGCAGGGCGGCCTTGTTGGGGGTGGCGTAGCGGTTGAAGTTGGAGAGCTGGGCCCCGATTTTGGCATCCAGAATAAAGTTGATGAACTGGTGGGCGGCCTGGGGGTTGGGGGCCTTGGCCGGTATGGCCAGGTTGTCCAGGAAGAGCGCGGCCCCTTCTTTGGGCACCACAAAGCCCACATTGGGGTTCTCGTCGGCAGCCTTGAGGGCGTCGCCGTTGTAGACCACCGCATAGGTGGCCGTACCCGCGACCAGCCGGTTCTTGGCCCCCACCCCGCCTTCAAAGCCCAGGAAGCGGGGGTTTTTCTTGGCGTTCAGGAGCACCTGTCCGGCAGCCCGTACCTCGGCGGGGTTTCTGGTGTTGATGGACTTGCCCTGGAAGCGCAGCGCTGCGCCCATCATCTCGCGGATGGAGTCCATCAGCACGAAGGGCTTGTCGGCCCCCGGCCCCAGAATGACGCCCCAACTGGTGGGGGTGGGCACCCGGTCTTTGCGGTACATGAGGCCCGACATGCCCCACTGGTAGGCCACGCTGTAGCGGTTGCCGGGGTCGAAGGGGGGGTTGGCAAACTTGGGCTCGAGGTTTTTCAGGTTCGGAATCTTGCTCTTGTCCAGCGGCTGCACTAGCTTGAGCTGGATCAGGGTGGGGATGATGTAGTCGCCCGGCACGATCACGTCGTACTGCGAGACCCCCCCGGCCTGGAGCTTGGCCAGCATGTCCTCGTTGGACTCGTAGAGGTCGATGCGCACCCGCAGGTTGAAGCGCTGCTCGAAGGCTTTGATGATGGCCGGATCCATATACTCCGACCAGATAAAAAGCCGCATCTCGCGGGGCTGAGCCAGGGCTAGGGGCATGGCCAGTATACCGAGCAGGGCTAAAAGGCGTTTCACGATTCCTCCTTCAGGGTGTGCTTAGTGTACCGTAGGGATTTGCATTTCTGCATGTAGTCGCTTATCGCCGGGTTAGGCGTTCGGAGGCCAGCACCAGCAGCACCGTAATCAAAAAGATGAGTGTGGAAAGGGCGTGAATCTCGGGGGTGACGCCCCGCCGCACCGAGGCGTAGATGAGCAGGGGCAGGGTTTGGGAGGTAGGGCCGGCGGTGAAGAAGCTAATTACAAAGTCGTCGAGCGAGAGGGTGAAGGCCAGCATGGCCCCGGCCACGATGCCGGGCATCAAGAGGGGCAGCAGCACCCGGCGTACATAGTAGCCATAGCTGGCGTAGAGGTCGCGGGCGGCCTCGTCGAGGTCGGGGCCCAGACTCTTGAGGCGGCTGCGCACGGTGAGGGCCACAAAGGCAATCTGGAAGGTCACGTGGCCCAGAATCATGGTAAAAAGGCCCGGCTCGAAGAGGCTCGAGACCATCCGGAATGCACCAAAGGCCACCACCAGGGCCACCGCAAAGATAATGTCGGGGGTAACCACCGGCAGATAGAGGATGTTTTCCAGAAAGCCCTGGCTTTTGCGGGGCCAGGGGTAGCGCTCGAGGGCGATGGCAAAAAGCGTGCCCAGCACGGTGGCTACTAGGGTGGAAAGCGCCGCCAACACAAAGGTGTTGCGGGCGGCCTCGAGGATGTCTGGGTTGCTAAAAAGCCGCACATACCAGTCCCAGGTAAACCCCGACCAGGTCAGGCCATAGCGGGTCTTGTTGAAGGAAAGCACCGCTACCGCCAGCATGGGCAGGTACAAAAAGGCCAGGGTGGCCATGGCCGCGAGACCGACAAACGGGTTCAGGCGCATGAACGCCTCCCTCCGGGGGTCGATGGTTGATGGTCTATGGTCGATAGTCGAGCGTCGGTGAGCATTTGGCTATGGACGACTGACCATCGACTATGGACGCTCTTCATACCAGATCCACATCCTTCCCCCGGCGGCGGTAGAGGGCCAGGCCCACCAGGGTCATGACCATCAGGCCCAGGCTGACCGCAGCCCCGTAGGGCCAGTCACGGCTGGCGTAGAACTGCTGCTGGATCAGGTTGCCCACCAGCAAGTACTTGGCTCCGCCCAGCAGGTCGGGAATAACGAACATGCCCATGGCCGGAATGAAGGTCAGGATGACGCCTACCGTGAGGCCCGGCAGGGTCTGGGGCCAGATGGCTTGGAAGAAAGTGCGGGTGCGGCTGGCGTAGAGGTCTTGCGCGGCCTCCACCAGGCTCCAGTCGAGCCGCTCCACCGAGGAGAACAATGGCATCACCACAAACGGCAAAAAAGCCGTAATCATGCCGATATAAACCGCCAGGGGGCTCGGGTAAAGGCCCGCGTCCGGGGCCAAAAGGCCCAGGGCCTGGGCCAGCTTGGCGAAGGGAAAGTCGGGCGCCAGGAGCATCTGCCAGGCGTAGGTGCGGATCACCAGGTTGGTCCAGAAGGGAATGATGACCAGCGCCAGCCAGAGGTAGCGGGTGCGCGGCGGCCTGCTGGCAATGAAGAAGGCCAGCGGGTAGGCCAGTACGATGCAGACCAGGGTGGTCACAAAAGCCACCCAGAGGCTCCGCACCAGAATCAGCACGGTATCGGGGCTCCAGCCAAAAATGCCGTAGCCCAGCAAGCGGGCGTAGTTTTCCAGGGTGAAGTTCCAGACCACCTCGCCGTACTGCCCGCGCTCGGCGAAAGAGAGGGCCACCAGTGAAAGCCCCGGAATCACCAGGAGCCCCAGAATCCAGACCACCGCCGGCAACAAGAACCATAGCCCCCTGCGGTAAAGCCTGCCGGGGGTGGTGAGCTCGCCAAACCAAACGATCAGGCGGTTCATGGTGTACCTCGTCCAGCGCTTTGGGCCGCGCATTGCGTGCAAAAAGACCTGACCCCCAACCCCCAACCCCTGACCCCTCTCTTACTCATCCAGCACCACCAGCGCGTCTATAGGCAGCTCGGCCCAGAGCTCCTGCCCGGCCTGCAGGGTGGGGTGGGGGGCGGTGCGGACGCGCAGGTCGCAGGGCTCGAGCCAGACCTCCTGATACGCCCCCCGGTAGACCGCCTCGCGCACCTGTACCCGCAGGCCGTTGTGCCGGGGCTCCACCTCCGAAAGCCGCACCCGCTCGGGGCGGATGGCCACATAGCCCTCGTCCCAAGGGGGTGTGCGGTTCAGGGCCAGCTTGCCAAAGGAGGCCTCGAAACCCATAGGGAGCCGCCGGCCTTGGATGAGATTGGCGGCGCCCAGAAACTCGGCGGCGTAGCGGGTGCGGGGCCGCTCGTAGACTTCGTCCGGGGTGCCGACCTGCTCGAGGTGGCCCATTCGCATGAGGGCGATGCGATCCGAGACCGCCATAGCCTCGTCCTGGTCGTGGGTGACCAGGATAAAGGTGAGGCCCAACTGCTGCTGCAAGCGCCGCAGCTGTACCTGCACCTCGGCCCGCAGCTTGGCGTCCAGGGCGCTCATGGGCTCGTCCAGCAAGAGCACCTGGGGCTCGTTGACCAAAGCCCGGGCCAGCGCCACCCGCTGCCGTTGCCCCCCCGAAAGCTGGTGGGGGAGACGCTCGGCGAATTTCTCGAGCTGCAAAATCTCGAGGCCGTACTTCACCCGTCGCTCCACTTCAGCCCTGTCCATGCGGCGGCTCTTGAGACCGAAGGCGATGTTTTCCCGCACGTTCAGGTGGGGGAACAGAGCATAGCTCTGGAAGACCGTGTTCACCGGGCGCTGGTTGGCCGGCAGGGGGGTGATGTCCTTCCCCAGCAGCACCACCCGGCCCTCGGTGGGCACCTCGAGGCCCGCGATAATCCGCAGCAGGGTGGTTTTTCCGCAGCCCGAGGGGCCCAAGAGGGTAAAAAACTCACCCGACGGAATCTCGAGGCTCACCCCACCTAGGGCAGTAAAGTCGCCGAATTTTTTGACCACATGCTGTATGGAAAGGGACTCCCCTGTGGCCGGGGGCCGGATGGCGGCGGTCATGGTTGGCGCACAGATTACCAGAGGGGTCGCGATCTTGACTAGGGTGCGGGTGGAGCGACATAGCCCTGAACAGCAAAACCTCCCGTGCTGCTGCACAGGAGGCCTAATTCTTTAGGTCTATTTAGCTTCGCCCAGGGCCTGCTCGAGGCTCGCCTCCAGAATCTCCAGGCCCTTCTTGGCTTCCACTTCGCTCACCATCAGCGGCACCAGGCAGCGAATCACGTTGGAATGCATCCCGGCCTTGAACAAGAGCAGCCCCTTCTCGCGGGCGATTTCCAGCAGGCGGTTGGCGAGTTGGGCATCGGGGCTTTTGGAAGTGGGGTCTTTGACCAGCTCCAGTGCAATCATGGGCCCCAAGCCGCGCACGTCCCCCACCGTCTGGGGGAAGCGGGCCTGAATCTGACGGAAGCCCTCGTGCAGAATTTCCCCGAGCTTCTGGGCTTTTTCCAACAAGTTTTCCTGCTCGAAGATGTCCAGCACCGCCAGGGCCGCGGCGCAGGCCAAGGGGTTGCCCCCAAAGGTGCTGCCCAGGCCACCTACGGTGGGCGCGTCCATGATCTCGGCCTTGCCCATCACCCCCCCAATAGGCAGCCCCCCGCCGATGCTCTTGGCAAAGCAGATCAGGTCGGGCTCTACCTCGGCGTGTTCGATGGCCCAGAACTTGCCGGTGCGGCCAATGCCGGTCTGAACCTCGTCGTCAATAAACACGATGCCGTGCTTCTGGGTGAGGCTCCGCAGGGCCTTGAGGAAGGGCTTGGGGGCCGGCACAAAGCCGCCTTCGCCCAGTTGTGGCTCGATGATGATGGCGGCTACCCGGTCGGGCTGAATCTGGGTATCGAACACCTCGTGCAGGCCGTCCAGGGCTTTGCGGGTGTCTATACCGTGGTACTCGCTCGGGTAGGGGGCGTGGTAGACCTCGGGGGCAAAGGGGCCGAAGTTCTGGCGGTAGGGGTTGGATTTGCCGGTGAGGGTCATGCCCATTAGGGTACGCCCGTGGAAGCTGCCCCGAAAGGCAATGACGCCGGGCCGGTTGGTGTAGGAGCGGGCGATTTTGATGGCGTTTTCGGTGGCCTCCACGCCGGTGTTCAAGAAGAAGGCTTTTTTGTCGCCCTGGATGGGCGCGGTGGCCGTAAGCCGCTCGGCCAGCTCGATGTAGGGCTCGTAGGCCACGCCGGGAAAGCAGGTGTGCAGGTACCGGCGCAGTTGCTTTTCGACCGCCTCCACCACCTTGGGGTGATTGTGCCCCACATTGAGCACCCCAATCCCTCCGAACCAGTCCAGGTACTCGTTGCCGTCTACGTCCCAAATTTTGCCGCCCTCGGCCCGGTCTACCACGATGGGGTGTACCTGCGAGACCCCTCGAGGGACAATCCGGTGCCGCCGTTCGATTAGGGCTTGGTTTTTGGAAGGAGCTTGAATCATAGGGTTCCTCCAGTAGTTCGAACTCGAGTGTATCCCGCTCGAGCCCGCTTGTGTACCCCTTGCGGCAGGAGGGATGCCGGCCAAAGCCAGAACCTCGAGCAAATTCCGGTAGACTGGGTCATGCTGGGCAAAATAGCCACCTCGCTGGGCTTGCTCTTGTGGACGGGACTGCTGGTGTACACCTCGGCGTTCTTTTTTTCTCTGGGACAAGACTTGCTCAACGGGTTTCACCTGGTGTTGGGGGGGTTGA contains the following coding sequences:
- a CDS encoding serine hydrolase, which codes for MPFQSLQTLLQDPLHAIPSLQVAVIRAGEIVYAGSLGYRYLHPTDPDQHLPVNHQTRFRVASISKLVVALGVMKLVEQGQIDLDADVSEYLGFTLRNPAFSKMPIRVWHLLSHTSSLRDGSRYAIPSPYTLQDFFSPEGRFFEGGAHFDPHQAPGACACYANLNTGVLGTLIECVSGQRFDVFMEQEVLRPLGMEGGFNVSRFTPAQIGNLAVLYRKRMGEAWNPAGPWVAQVDDYGGVVPPGPMTQNPDKPDDSFMVVDLSTYRPGTNATFFSPQGGLRVSALELAQVALLFMNQGRVGGIEFMKPETLGHMLQPQWTWNGHNGDPMEGQALSWGLGVWRFTNTPGLDCPLKGYPRPWYGHLGDAYGLLSGLLFDPEGRNALIYIIGGQGCDPATFKGTYSAYTRWEEVVWGALEGLLH
- a CDS encoding spermidine/putrescine ABC transporter substrate-binding protein, giving the protein MKRLLALLGILAMPLALAQPREMRLFIWSEYMDPAIIKAFEQRFNLRVRIDLYESNEDMLAKLQAGGVSQYDVIVPGDYIIPTLIQLKLVQPLDKSKIPNLKNLEPKFANPPFDPGNRYSVAYQWGMSGLMYRKDRVPTPTSWGVILGPGADKPFVLMDSIREMMGAALRFQGKSINTRNPAEVRAAGQVLLNAKKNPRFLGFEGGVGAKNRLVAGTATYAVVYNGDALKAADENPNVGFVVPKEGAALFLDNLAIPAKAPNPQAAHQFINFILDAKIGAQLSNFNRYATPNKAALPFINPADRKNPAIYPDAATMAKLEFVLDLGKDTRLYDEVWTAIKSR
- a CDS encoding ABC transporter permease, which codes for MRLNPFVGLAAMATLAFLYLPMLAVAVLSFNKTRYGLTWSGFTWDWYVRLFSNPDILEAARNTFVLAALSTLVATVLGTLFAIALERYPWPRKSQGFLENILYLPVVTPDIIFAVALVVAFGAFRMVSSLFEPGLFTMILGHVTFQIAFVALTVRSRLKSLGPDLDEAARDLYASYGYYVRRVLLPLLMPGIVAGAMLAFTLSLDDFVISFFTAGPTSQTLPLLIYASVRRGVTPEIHALSTLIFLITVLLVLASERLTRR
- a CDS encoding ABC transporter permease; protein product: MNRLIVWFGELTTPGRLYRRGLWFLLPAVVWILGLLVIPGLSLVALSFAERGQYGEVVWNFTLENYARLLGYGIFGWSPDTVLILVRSLWVAFVTTLVCIVLAYPLAFFIASRPPRTRYLWLALVIIPFWTNLVIRTYAWQMLLAPDFPFAKLAQALGLLAPDAGLYPSPLAVYIGMITAFLPFVVMPLFSSVERLDWSLVEAAQDLYASRTRTFFQAIWPQTLPGLTVGVILTFIPAMGMFVIPDLLGGAKYLLVGNLIQQQFYASRDWPYGAAVSLGLMVMTLVGLALYRRRGKDVDLV
- a CDS encoding ABC transporter ATP-binding protein, with translation MTAAIRPPATGESLSIQHVVKKFGDFTALGGVSLEIPSGEFFTLLGPSGCGKTTLLRIIAGLEVPTEGRVVLLGKDITPLPANQRPVNTVFQSYALFPHLNVRENIAFGLKSRRMDRAEVERRVKYGLEILQLEKFAERLPHQLSGGQRQRVALARALVNEPQVLLLDEPMSALDAKLRAEVQVQLRRLQQQLGLTFILVTHDQDEAMAVSDRIALMRMGHLEQVGTPDEVYERPRTRYAAEFLGAANLIQGRRLPMGFEASFGKLALNRTPPWDEGYVAIRPERVRLSEVEPRHNGLRVQVREAVYRGAYQEVWLEPCDLRVRTAPHPTLQAGQELWAELPIDALVVLDE
- the gabT gene encoding 4-aminobutyrate--2-oxoglutarate transaminase; the protein is MIQAPSKNQALIERRHRIVPRGVSQVHPIVVDRAEGGKIWDVDGNEYLDWFGGIGVLNVGHNHPKVVEAVEKQLRRYLHTCFPGVAYEPYIELAERLTATAPIQGDKKAFFLNTGVEATENAIKIARSYTNRPGVIAFRGSFHGRTLMGMTLTGKSNPYRQNFGPFAPEVYHAPYPSEYHGIDTRKALDGLHEVFDTQIQPDRVAAIIIEPQLGEGGFVPAPKPFLKALRSLTQKHGIVFIDDEVQTGIGRTGKFWAIEHAEVEPDLICFAKSIGGGLPIGGVMGKAEIMDAPTVGGLGSTFGGNPLACAAALAVLDIFEQENLLEKAQKLGEILHEGFRQIQARFPQTVGDVRGLGPMIALELVKDPTSKSPDAQLANRLLEIAREKGLLLFKAGMHSNVIRCLVPLMVSEVEAKKGLEILEASLEQALGEAK